Proteins encoded together in one bacterium window:
- a CDS encoding biotin/lipoyl-binding protein, whose amino-acid sequence MHLVDLTPGEAIGAVAASVDGYAVDLTVMDELRALALETKTTAGGDGVVNVEIPGLVVAINVSEGQVVAKGDTLLVLEAMKMQNEIAAPVDGIVAELKVAAGQSVNVGDGLLRIEPAAD is encoded by the coding sequence ATGCACCTGGTGGACCTCACCCCGGGCGAGGCGATCGGCGCCGTGGCGGCCAGCGTCGACGGCTACGCCGTGGATCTGACCGTGATGGACGAACTGCGCGCCCTGGCGCTGGAAACGAAGACAACCGCGGGAGGCGACGGCGTCGTGAACGTGGAGATCCCCGGCCTGGTCGTCGCGATCAACGTGTCGGAGGGTCAGGTCGTCGCCAAGGGGGACACCCTGCTGGTGCTCGAGGCCATGAAGATGCAGAACGAGATCGCGGCGCCCGTGGACGGCATCGTGGCCGAACTCAAGGTCGCCGCCGGCCAGTCCGTGAACGTGGGCGACGGCTTGCTGCGGATCGAGCCGGCGGCCGACTGA
- a CDS encoding ABC-2 family transporter protein: MSGEAVGAAATVVLNRWRRGSRATLGLYVQFMRLAFLKFLAYRLRYYTGVVTYTIFVAGNYFLFSALYASRPEGADAALIGGLTLAQMITYVVVSWIGRSFYFNNIDRTLSHQVVQGEIAVQLIKPLHVQTMMMSEAMGEAAFRFLMFTLPITVVVVPLFGLQTPSDPSLYGWTLLSFLLALLVNAQINFLVGCLAFRLQNIYGVIRAKMVMMEFLTGVLIPFTFFPDWVQTVVSWLPFQAISYIPVTIFLGLREGADLPAALLLQAGWASGLFLFGRWLWNRSVRQVTLQGG, from the coding sequence GTGAGCGGTGAAGCCGTCGGCGCGGCCGCGACCGTGGTCCTGAACCGCTGGCGACGCGGCAGCCGGGCCACGCTGGGCCTCTACGTCCAGTTCATGCGGCTCGCCTTCCTGAAGTTCCTGGCGTACCGGTTGCGCTACTACACGGGTGTCGTCACCTACACGATCTTCGTGGCCGGCAACTACTTCCTGTTTTCCGCCCTCTACGCCAGCCGCCCCGAGGGCGCGGACGCGGCCCTGATCGGCGGCCTCACGCTCGCCCAGATGATAACCTACGTCGTCGTGAGCTGGATCGGCCGCAGCTTCTACTTCAACAACATCGACCGCACTCTCTCGCACCAGGTCGTACAGGGGGAGATCGCGGTACAGTTGATCAAGCCCCTGCATGTGCAGACCATGATGATGAGCGAAGCGATGGGCGAGGCCGCCTTCCGCTTCCTCATGTTCACGCTGCCCATCACCGTGGTCGTCGTGCCGCTGTTCGGGCTGCAGACGCCCTCCGACCCCTCCCTTTACGGTTGGACGCTGCTCAGCTTCCTGCTCGCCTTGCTGGTCAATGCCCAGATCAATTTCCTGGTGGGCTGTCTGGCCTTCCGCCTGCAGAACATCTACGGCGTGATACGCGCCAAGATGGTGATGATGGAGTTTCTGACGGGCGTGCTCATCCCCTTCACGTTCTTTCCCGACTGGGTGCAGACGGTGGTCTCGTGGCTCCCCTTCCAGGCCATCAGCTACATACCGGTGACCATCTTCCTGGGCCTGCGCGAGGGTGCGGATCTGCCCGCCGCCTTGTTGCTGCAGGCCGGCTGGGCGAGCGGCCTCTTCCTGTTCGGGCGCTGGCTGTGGAACCGGTCGGTACGTCAGGTCACGCTGCAGGGGGGATGA
- a CDS encoding aminopeptidase, which produces MLDPRHVALARQLVGYSITVQPGEVVYLELKGLETLDLGRQIIRAVTEAGGVPFWYYNDEDVSRSFVKHAGEKQFSLWAQFHKRIMQDADCYIAIRGSSNPFDHRDVAADRMKWYNQAYWDEVHSVRVNEKKWVVLRYPNPSMAIQAEAPTESFEDFYFQVCGFDYARMSAAMDPLKELLERTDRVELSGPGTDLSFSIKGLGAVKCDGHRNVPDGEVYSCPVRDSVNGVITYNAASMRDSVLFKNIRFECRDGKIVAATCDGDVAKLNEILDSDEGARYFGEFALGVNPFITEPMLDTLFDEKIGGSFHLTPGAAYAATDNGNKSAVHWDLVSIQTPAWGGGEIRFDGVKVREDGLFVLPELEGLNPENLTR; this is translated from the coding sequence ATGTTGGATCCACGTCACGTCGCTCTCGCCCGGCAGCTGGTGGGCTACAGCATCACCGTCCAGCCCGGCGAGGTCGTCTACCTCGAACTGAAGGGACTCGAGACCCTGGACCTCGGCCGGCAGATAATACGCGCCGTCACCGAGGCGGGAGGCGTACCCTTCTGGTACTACAACGACGAGGACGTGTCGCGGTCCTTCGTCAAGCACGCCGGCGAGAAGCAGTTCTCCCTGTGGGCCCAGTTCCACAAGCGCATCATGCAGGACGCCGACTGCTACATCGCCATCCGCGGCAGCAGCAATCCCTTCGATCACCGGGATGTCGCTGCCGACCGCATGAAATGGTACAACCAGGCATACTGGGACGAGGTCCATTCGGTGCGCGTCAACGAGAAGAAGTGGGTGGTGCTGCGCTACCCCAATCCGAGCATGGCCATCCAGGCCGAGGCCCCGACCGAGAGCTTCGAGGACTTCTACTTCCAGGTCTGCGGCTTCGACTACGCGCGCATGAGCGCGGCCATGGATCCCCTCAAGGAGCTGCTCGAACGCACCGACAGGGTGGAGCTGTCCGGCCCCGGCACCGACCTGAGTTTCAGCATCAAGGGCCTAGGCGCGGTCAAGTGTGACGGCCACCGCAACGTGCCCGACGGCGAGGTCTACTCCTGTCCGGTACGCGATTCGGTGAACGGCGTGATCACCTACAACGCGGCCTCGATGCGCGACAGCGTGCTGTTCAAGAACATCCGTTTCGAATGCAGGGACGGCAAGATCGTCGCGGCCACCTGCGACGGCGACGTCGCGAAGCTGAACGAGATCCTCGACTCCGACGAGGGCGCCCGTTACTTCGGCGAATTCGCCCTCGGCGTCAATCCCTTCATCACCGAGCCCATGCTCGACACGCTCTTCGACGAGAAGATCGGCGGCTCCTTCCACCTGACCCCGGGCGCCGCCTACGCCGCCACGGACAACGGCAACAAGTCCGCGGTGCACTGGGATCTGGTCAGCATCCAGACCCCCGCCTGGGGAGGCGGGGAGATCCGCTTCGACGGCGTGAAGGTGCGCGAGGACGGGCTTTTCGTGCTGCCGGAGCTGGAGGGTCTGAATCCCGAGAACCTGACGCGCTGA
- a CDS encoding ATP-binding cassette domain-containing protein has product MKPLIRVSGLCRDYDITKRREGVWGGVVDLVRPRRDTLRAVNEVSFDIEPGEMVGYIGANGAGKSTTIKMLTGILTPTSGEVRVGGLVPYRDRRHYTRHIGAVFGQRTQLWWDLAVVESFRLLKKIYEVPDADYKQQLGMLRELLALDDFMHQPVRKLSLGQRMRCDLAAALLHSPRLLFLDEPTIGLDVVAKESVRSFLRDVRERLGTTILLTTHDLGDIQQLCRRVIIIDHGIVVFDGELESLRSSVEDRVQLHVELRESATSADLAADTGNLPVTWGEARGLVHTVEFSRRAVRAAEVIKTLVNIRPVLDLRLEEQSIEEIVREIYRRGGREVVPRER; this is encoded by the coding sequence GTGAAGCCACTGATCCGGGTAAGCGGCCTGTGCCGCGACTACGACATCACCAAGCGCCGCGAAGGCGTCTGGGGCGGCGTGGTGGATCTCGTGCGCCCGCGCCGCGACACGCTGCGGGCCGTCAACGAGGTGTCCTTCGACATCGAGCCCGGCGAGATGGTGGGCTACATCGGCGCCAACGGCGCCGGCAAGTCCACCACCATCAAGATGCTCACGGGCATCCTCACGCCGACCTCCGGAGAGGTCCGTGTGGGCGGGTTGGTGCCCTATCGCGACCGCCGCCATTACACGCGCCACATCGGCGCCGTATTCGGACAGCGCACCCAGCTCTGGTGGGATCTCGCCGTGGTCGAGTCTTTCCGCCTGCTCAAGAAGATCTACGAGGTCCCCGACGCGGACTACAAGCAGCAGCTAGGCATGCTGCGCGAACTGCTCGCCCTCGACGATTTCATGCACCAGCCAGTACGCAAGCTCTCGCTGGGGCAGCGCATGCGCTGCGACCTGGCGGCCGCCCTGCTGCACAGCCCCCGCCTGCTGTTCCTGGACGAGCCCACCATCGGTCTGGACGTGGTTGCCAAGGAGAGCGTGCGCTCCTTCCTGCGCGACGTGCGCGAACGGCTGGGCACCACCATCCTGTTGACCACGCACGACCTCGGCGACATCCAGCAACTCTGCCGGCGCGTGATCATCATCGATCACGGGATCGTCGTGTTCGACGGCGAGCTCGAGAGCCTGCGTTCGAGCGTGGAGGACCGGGTGCAACTGCACGTCGAACTGCGCGAATCCGCGACCAGCGCCGATCTGGCGGCGGACACCGGCAACCTCCCCGTGACGTGGGGGGAAGCCCGGGGCTTGGTGCACACGGTCGAGTTCAGCCGCCGCGCGGTGAGGGCCGCCGAGGTGATCAAGACCCTGGTCAACATCAGACCGGTCCTCGATCTGCGGCTCGAGGAACAGAGCATCGAGGAGATCGTGCGCGAGATCTATCGCCGCGGCGGGCGGGAGGTCGTCCCCCGTGAGCGGTGA
- the mce gene encoding methylmalonyl-CoA epimerase: MAGRLDHIGIAVPDLEEAVELYSGLLGLELERIEEVPREKVRVAFLKLSRGGGAGHVELLEPLDDDCNIARFIARKGPGLHHLAFSADDIEAALRNCRAAGLQLIDETPAAGAGGKRIVFLHPKSTGSVLVEICSGGH, from the coding sequence ATGGCCGGCCGCCTGGATCACATCGGGATCGCGGTGCCGGATCTCGAGGAGGCCGTGGAGCTGTACAGCGGGCTCCTGGGTCTCGAGCTCGAGCGCATCGAGGAGGTGCCGCGCGAGAAGGTGCGCGTGGCCTTCCTGAAGCTGTCGCGGGGCGGCGGCGCGGGACACGTGGAACTGCTGGAGCCGCTGGACGACGACTGCAACATCGCCCGCTTCATCGCCAGAAAAGGTCCCGGCCTCCACCATCTCGCCTTCTCTGCGGATGACATCGAGGCGGCGCTGCGCAACTGCCGCGCGGCGGGGCTACAGTTGATCGACGAGACGCCGGCGGCGGGCGCCGGCGGCAAGCGTATCGTCTTCCTGCATCCCAAGTCGACGGGTTCGGTGCTCGTGGAGATCTGCTCGGGCGGACACTGA
- the xseB gene encoding exodeoxyribonuclease VII small subunit yields MSSKRREEDDLTPKPKKAPGFEEAIAEVEAILARLEAGEVAIDDLSAEVKRAVTLVDACRAKLRRTELEVQEFVSSLERGDEEAVDRDGD; encoded by the coding sequence ATGTCATCGAAACGACGCGAGGAGGATGACTTGACGCCCAAGCCGAAGAAGGCGCCCGGCTTCGAAGAGGCCATCGCGGAGGTCGAGGCGATCCTGGCCAGGCTCGAGGCGGGGGAGGTCGCCATCGACGATCTCTCGGCGGAGGTCAAGCGTGCCGTCACGCTGGTGGACGCCTGCCGCGCCAAGCTCCGCCGGACCGAACTCGAGGTCCAGGAATTCGTGAGCAGCCTCGAACGGGGGGACGAGGAAGCCGTCGATCGCGACGGCGACTGA
- a CDS encoding ABC-2 family transporter protein encodes MSRRDTATTLPRLDNGWRRRMREPWRQTSIYAAYFAQFLKTRLAYRTDFLVDLLANLVSLGIQLSVLTVLFGKITSLKGWTFEQVLFIYGFSLLPLGLFNLVSINIYRFSESYIIEGDLDRVLLRPVNPLAQVLFSSFGMGGLNELFLGAAVMIYACVGLELAPNALDVLLLVPLAVAASLVYLGVFLGLTSVSFWIEDRMGLAPPVYNIIRFSRYPVTIFSPLVRIFLTFVLPFAWVAFYPATWFVGGPEYHRIAMFTPLVGVATFGLGYLVWLRGISRYASTGS; translated from the coding sequence ATGAGCAGACGCGACACCGCCACGACGCTGCCGAGACTGGATAACGGCTGGCGGCGGCGTATGCGTGAACCTTGGCGTCAAACAAGCATTTACGCGGCATACTTCGCGCAGTTCCTGAAGACCCGCCTGGCCTACCGCACCGACTTCCTCGTCGATCTGCTGGCCAACCTGGTCTCGCTCGGGATCCAGCTGTCCGTGCTCACGGTCCTGTTCGGCAAGATCACGTCCCTCAAGGGCTGGACCTTCGAGCAGGTGCTGTTCATCTACGGCTTCAGCCTATTGCCCTTGGGGCTCTTCAACCTGGTCAGCATCAACATCTACCGCTTCAGCGAGAGCTACATCATAGAGGGCGATCTCGACCGGGTGCTGCTGCGACCGGTCAATCCCCTCGCCCAGGTCCTGTTCAGCTCCTTCGGCATGGGCGGTCTCAACGAACTCTTCCTGGGCGCGGCGGTGATGATCTACGCCTGTGTAGGACTGGAACTCGCCCCGAACGCGCTCGACGTCCTGCTGCTGGTGCCGCTGGCTGTCGCGGCTTCCCTGGTGTACCTGGGGGTGTTCCTCGGCCTCACGTCGGTTTCGTTCTGGATCGAGGACCGCATGGGATTGGCGCCCCCCGTGTACAACATCATCAGGTTCAGCCGCTACCCGGTGACCATCTTCAGCCCGCTGGTGCGGATCTTCCTGACCTTCGTGCTGCCCTTCGCCTGGGTGGCCTTCTATCCGGCGACCTGGTTCGTCGGCGGCCCCGAATACCACCGGATCGCCATGTTCACCCCGCTGGTGGGTGTGGCAACCTTCGGCCTGGGCTATCTGGTGTGGTTGCGGGGGATTTCGCGCTACGCGAGTACCGGCAGTTGA
- a CDS encoding MATE family efflux transporter: protein MTSALDHLSHRALVRGILTLAMPVVTANVSQTLMGLMDTLMVGQLGAASLAAVGIATLLFSAVASTLKALDVPAQTFTAHRVGSGRDDEVGAVLGTAGAVTILLGAAVTALGLWRPETWMGMVAQDVEVHRLGGEYLRWRVLGAIPFMLTFQLRAVYDGIGWTRIGMIVGVGMNLVNVLLNWVLIFGKLGAPALGVRGAAIASAVSSLLAVAAFAALMMRPSVRHRFRFLSLGNWRPALLRPMFRMAWPAGVQVLGALLAVLVFFAILGRISTVAVAAGNVVFRIAALSFMPGIGVGVAVQTLVAQSLGRGDPRGAVRAGWGGVAVAVVLMGTFSVAFLLAPGWLMGLFATDPELIRAGTPILRMMGLVQIFDAVGLTLAGALKGAGATRIVMLTDVATAWLLFLPCAWFFGIKLELGLSGAWIGVLIWFFAYAVGITWWYLRGDWQRHACGSALEAR, encoded by the coding sequence TGGATACCTTGATGGTCGGCCAGCTCGGCGCCGCATCGCTGGCCGCGGTCGGTATCGCCACACTGCTCTTCTCGGCCGTCGCCAGCACGCTCAAGGCGCTGGACGTTCCCGCACAGACCTTCACGGCGCATCGCGTGGGCTCGGGTCGCGACGATGAGGTGGGCGCGGTGCTCGGCACCGCGGGCGCCGTCACCATCCTGCTCGGCGCGGCCGTGACCGCCCTGGGTCTCTGGCGGCCGGAAACCTGGATGGGGATGGTGGCTCAGGACGTCGAGGTCCACCGTCTGGGCGGGGAGTATCTGCGCTGGCGCGTCCTGGGGGCCATCCCCTTCATGTTGACGTTCCAGCTGCGGGCCGTCTACGACGGGATCGGCTGGACCCGCATCGGCATGATCGTCGGCGTCGGCATGAACCTGGTCAACGTCCTGCTCAACTGGGTGCTGATCTTCGGCAAGCTCGGCGCGCCGGCCCTGGGTGTGAGGGGAGCGGCGATCGCCAGCGCCGTCTCCAGCCTGCTGGCCGTGGCGGCTTTTGCGGCCCTGATGATGCGGCCGTCCGTCCGGCATCGTTTTCGCTTCCTCAGCCTGGGCAACTGGCGGCCCGCGTTGTTGCGGCCGATGTTCAGGATGGCCTGGCCCGCCGGCGTGCAGGTCCTGGGCGCGCTGCTGGCCGTGCTGGTGTTCTTCGCGATCCTGGGGCGCATCTCCACCGTGGCGGTCGCCGCCGGGAACGTGGTTTTCCGCATCGCGGCGCTGTCGTTCATGCCGGGCATCGGCGTCGGCGTGGCGGTGCAGACCCTGGTCGCGCAGAGCCTGGGCAGGGGCGATCCGCGGGGAGCCGTGCGCGCAGGCTGGGGCGGCGTGGCCGTGGCCGTGGTGCTGATGGGCACCTTCAGCGTGGCGTTCCTGCTGGCCCCCGGCTGGTTGATGGGCCTCTTCGCCACCGATCCGGAGCTGATCCGTGCAGGTACGCCGATCCTGCGCATGATGGGTCTGGTGCAGATCTTCGACGCCGTGGGCCTGACCCTCGCCGGGGCGCTGAAGGGGGCAGGCGCCACGCGCATCGTCATGCTGACCGACGTGGCGACCGCCTGGCTGCTGTTCCTGCCCTGCGCCTGGTTCTTCGGCATCAAGCTGGAGCTCGGGCTCAGCGGTGCCTGGATCGGCGTGTTGATCTGGTTCTTCGCCTACGCCGTGGGCATCACCTGGTGGTATCTGCGCGGCGACTGGCAGCGTCACGCTTGCGGATCCGCCCTGGAGGCGCGATGA
- the xseA gene encoding exodeoxyribonuclease VII large subunit, with protein MNDLFTDGDGDERRVFTVSELNEEIRTALLEAFPGAVWVRGEVQRLPADAAHRRHAYFELHGTGRDAAVSIPVALLEWDRRRYGLQRYLDGSDPDFRLADKLEVCLQCVVDFYPPFGKLQLKLVGVDTTYTLGQLEARRRRVLAHLREHGLLELNGRLVMPRLPLSVGLITSAGSAAEKDFLSGLRESGYGFRVMRADCRMMGEGMVPQVTGALKGLARAGVDVIVVTRGGGSRADLSWFDHQAVAEGIARCPVPVITAIGHEIDRSIADAVAHHACKTPTAAVHDLTARIESAARDVARLTEALHAATMSQLETRRRFLRAVAARLRLSVVAHVNAGGVALVRRRDGVLALARLNLERAAARHRRTSDRIAAAALAVCAGAARTCASLHEKAALLDPGRLFARGYSLTLGPDGLVLRDASAVRRGDRLTTRLRGGRIESIVDVIETTRGG; from the coding sequence ATGAACGACCTCTTCACCGACGGCGACGGCGACGAGCGGCGCGTCTTCACCGTCTCCGAGCTCAACGAGGAGATCCGGACCGCCCTGCTGGAGGCCTTCCCCGGCGCCGTCTGGGTGCGCGGCGAGGTCCAGCGCCTGCCGGCGGATGCGGCCCATCGCCGCCACGCCTACTTCGAGCTGCACGGTACGGGCCGGGATGCCGCCGTGTCGATCCCGGTGGCCCTGCTGGAATGGGACCGGCGCCGCTACGGACTGCAGCGCTACCTGGACGGCAGCGACCCCGATTTCCGGCTGGCCGACAAGCTCGAGGTCTGCCTGCAATGCGTGGTGGACTTCTATCCGCCCTTCGGCAAGCTCCAGCTCAAGCTCGTCGGTGTCGACACCACCTACACGCTCGGCCAGCTGGAGGCGCGCCGCCGTCGCGTGCTGGCCCACCTCCGGGAACACGGGCTGCTCGAGCTGAACGGCCGTCTGGTGATGCCCCGGCTGCCTCTGTCCGTCGGACTCATAACGTCGGCCGGCAGCGCCGCCGAAAAGGACTTCCTCAGCGGATTGCGGGAGTCCGGCTACGGTTTCCGCGTGATGCGCGCCGACTGCCGCATGATGGGAGAGGGCATGGTGCCGCAGGTCACCGGAGCGCTGAAGGGACTCGCGCGCGCCGGCGTCGACGTGATCGTCGTCACCCGCGGCGGGGGTTCGCGGGCCGATCTGTCCTGGTTCGATCACCAGGCCGTGGCGGAGGGCATCGCCCGCTGTCCGGTGCCCGTGATCACGGCCATCGGTCACGAGATCGACCGCTCCATCGCCGATGCCGTGGCGCACCATGCCTGCAAGACGCCTACCGCCGCGGTGCACGATCTAACCGCACGTATCGAGTCGGCCGCACGGGACGTGGCGAGGCTGACCGAAGCCCTCCACGCCGCCACGATGTCCCAGCTCGAGACCCGCCGACGATTCCTGCGTGCCGTCGCGGCGCGCCTGCGCCTGTCGGTAGTCGCGCACGTGAACGCCGGGGGTGTCGCGCTGGTGCGCCGGCGAGACGGCGTGCTAGCCCTGGCGAGGTTGAACCTGGAGCGGGCAGCCGCGCGCCATCGGCGGACGTCGGACCGGATCGCCGCCGCCGCCCTGGCTGTCTGCGCCGGGGCGGCGCGAACCTGCGCATCCCTGCACGAGAAGGCCGCACTGCTCGATCCCGGGCGTCTCTTCGCCCGTGGCTACAGCCTGACCCTGGGGCCCGACGGCCTGGTCTTGCGGGACGCCAGCGCGGTGCGGCGTGGCGACCGCCTGACAACGCGGCTGCGGGGCGGCCGCATCGAGAGTATCGTGGATGTCATCGAAACGACGCGAGGAGGATGA
- a CDS encoding acetyl-CoA carboxylase biotin carboxylase subunit, whose amino-acid sequence MSKKISKVLVANRGEIAVRVVTGLRELGITAVAVYSEPDRTALHVLLADEAYPIGPAPATESYLLGERIIETARACGADAIHPGYGFLSENAGFARACDAADIVFIGPTGDSIELMGNKLSARRLMMDSGVPVIPGTEAAVRDPDAAAAAAAEIGYPVLLKAAAGGGGKGMRIVRDGEEIASALRQTMGEARSAFGDDAVFVERYIENPKHIEVQVLGDGEGKAIHVFERECSVQRRHQKVIEESPSPSLTPELRERICAAAVRTAESVDYRGAGTVEFILSDQGEFFFLEMNTRLQVEHPITEMVTGTDLVRAQLHIAAGDGIPYAQEELSQRGWAIEFRVYAEDPGRNFAPSIGRITTYNPPSGPGVRLDTGIYQGFDVPIHYDPLLAKLVIWGEDRGQAIARGRRALRTFILHGPGHNLPFHVWALGQPEFADGSYTTDFVGDRFDPETYRTPLSEEQTEALIAAAAVYEENRRSAPVARGEGAPAGSNWRLDALRRMTGNR is encoded by the coding sequence ATGAGCAAGAAGATCAGCAAGGTCCTGGTGGCGAACCGCGGCGAGATCGCCGTGCGCGTCGTGACCGGTCTGCGCGAGCTGGGCATCACGGCCGTCGCCGTCTACAGCGAGCCGGACCGCACCGCCCTGCACGTCCTGCTGGCCGACGAGGCCTACCCCATCGGCCCCGCGCCAGCGACCGAGAGCTACCTGCTCGGCGAGCGGATCATCGAGACCGCCCGCGCCTGCGGCGCCGACGCCATCCACCCCGGTTACGGCTTCCTGAGCGAGAACGCAGGTTTCGCCCGCGCCTGCGACGCGGCCGACATCGTCTTCATCGGCCCCACCGGCGACTCCATCGAGCTCATGGGCAACAAGCTGTCGGCGCGCCGCCTGATGATGGACAGCGGCGTGCCCGTGATCCCCGGCACCGAGGCCGCGGTGCGCGATCCCGACGCGGCCGCCGCGGCCGCCGCGGAGATCGGCTATCCCGTCCTGCTCAAGGCTGCCGCGGGCGGCGGCGGCAAAGGCATGCGCATCGTTCGCGACGGAGAAGAGATCGCCTCGGCCCTGCGGCAGACCATGGGCGAGGCCAGATCGGCCTTCGGCGACGATGCGGTGTTCGTCGAGCGCTACATCGAGAATCCCAAGCACATCGAAGTGCAGGTACTCGGCGACGGCGAGGGCAAGGCCATCCACGTCTTCGAACGCGAATGCTCCGTGCAGCGCCGGCACCAGAAGGTGATCGAGGAATCCCCGTCGCCGAGCCTGACGCCCGAGCTGCGGGAGCGGATCTGCGCCGCCGCCGTACGCACGGCCGAATCGGTGGACTACCGGGGCGCGGGGACCGTCGAGTTCATCCTGTCGGACCAGGGGGAGTTCTTCTTCCTGGAGATGAACACGCGGCTGCAGGTGGAGCATCCGATCACGGAGATGGTCACCGGCACGGACCTGGTCCGGGCGCAACTTCACATCGCCGCCGGAGACGGCATCCCCTACGCGCAGGAAGAGCTTTCCCAGCGCGGCTGGGCCATCGAATTCCGCGTCTATGCCGAGGATCCCGGCCGCAACTTCGCGCCCAGCATCGGCAGGATCACGACCTACAATCCCCCGTCGGGTCCCGGCGTCAGGTTGGACACCGGCATCTACCAGGGCTTCGACGTGCCCATCCACTACGACCCCCTGCTGGCCAAGCTCGTGATCTGGGGCGAGGACCGCGGCCAGGCCATCGCCCGCGGCCGCCGCGCGCTGCGCACGTTCATCCTGCACGGCCCCGGGCACAATCTGCCCTTCCATGTCTGGGCCCTCGGACAGCCCGAGTTCGCAGACGGCAGCTACACCACCGATTTCGTGGGCGACCGCTTCGATCCCGAAACGTATCGCACCCCGTTGAGCGAGGAGCAGACCGAGGCCTTGATCGCAGCGGCCGCCGTCTACGAGGAAAACCGCCGATCCGCCCCGGTCGCACGCGGCGAGGGCGCACCGGCCGGCAGCAACTGGCGCCTGGACGCCCTGCGGCGCATGACCGGCAACAGGTAG